The following coding sequences lie in one Paramisgurnus dabryanus chromosome 16, PD_genome_1.1, whole genome shotgun sequence genomic window:
- the LOC135749472 gene encoding uncharacterized protein, with protein sequence MKKKKEEDLKKRKMLDKWHIYLLGLTTIYFLNYLTGTSGEKVINVFCSDGVNVTLPCINAPPDCTWFYSKGKETGVDLFPKGIKIMDHERLSLGSDCSLNIYKTTKEDPGLYTCRQQVVRNDPYTDANVYLHVLHVSLSSTQTEIKAGNNVTISCQLYLYDGYNCESLLHKNRFQMIWVNESDVNLQSDSRYQISSSTKHCNSRLTTTLLNEDNNRELRCQIITGTEVKTSDRYTVKYSVTKIDVLYTVIPAVSAVVVSLLALLLLWLFCNKRPGKRKMAQDSYVSNERTNPAVCEMNSSFNPLTVEKNEDVAYAEINHKKGLTDRHNVQCDDKVTYMTIRGETVGHQAI encoded by the exons atgaaaaaaaaaaaagaggaagacttaaagaaaagaaaaatgctTGATAAGTGGCACATATATCTGCTTGGACTGACAACTATTTATTTCTTAAATTATCTCACAG GTACCAGTGGAGAGAAAGTCATCAATGTGTTCTGTAGTGATGGAGTAAATGTCACTCTGCCCTGCATTAATGCTCCTCCTGACTGCACATGGTTCTATAGTAAAGGCAAAGAAACTGGAGTTGATCTGTTTCCTAAAGGAATAAAGATAATGGACCATGAAAGACTGAGTCTGGGGTCTGACTGCTCTCTGAACATCTATAAAACCACAAAAGAAGATCCTGGGCTTTATACCTGCCGGCAACAAGTGGTTAGAAATGATCCATACACTGATGCCAATGTTTATCTGCATGTTCTTCATG TGTCTTTATCATCCACACAGACTGAGATTAAAGCAGGCAACAATGTCACTATCTCCTGTCAATTGTATTTATATGACGGATATAATTGTGAGAGTTTGCTTCATAAGAATAGATTTCAGATGATTTGGGTGAATGAGTCTGATGTTAATCTACAATCAGACTCCAGATATCAGATCTCATCTTCAACAAAACACTGCAACAGCCGTCTGACTACAACACTCCTGAATGAAGACAACAACAGAGAGTTGAGATGTCAGATTATTACAGGAACTGAAGTTAAGACCTCAGACAGATACACTGTCAAGTATTCGG TGACCAAAATCGATGTACTTTACACAG TGATTCCTGCTGTATCTGCTGTTGTAGTTTCTCTTCTCGCTCTTCTTCTTCTCTGGCTGTTCTGTAATAAAAGACCTG GAAAAAGAAAAATGGCCCAGGATTCATAT gtgtCAAATGAGAGGACAAATCCTGCAGTCTGTGAGATGAACAGCAGTTTTAATCCTCTCACTGTT GAGAAGAACGAGGATGTGGCTTATGCTGAGATCAATCACAAGAAAGGGCTTACTGATAGACACAAT GTTCAGTGTGATGATAAAGTGACCTATATGACCATCAGAGGAGAAACTGTTGGACACCAGGCTATCTGA